One Sodalinema gerasimenkoae IPPAS B-353 DNA segment encodes these proteins:
- a CDS encoding diguanylate cyclase, with protein sequence MESETSPEHLRQELAKLRLELEILQREKLDLEIMVENITEHADAIEVELRARNQDVQELNERLALANKELEQLASVDGLTGIANRRRFDMTLEREWQRLIRDQKPFSLILGDIDYFKRYNDTYGHQAGDECLQKVCQACHSCAKRASDLAARYGGEEIAVILPDTDSIGAMYIAQEIRQRIRQLNIKHDASPIGNLISMSLGVATITPHTQLKPNVLINQADMALYRAKQNGRNRIVLFHKSL encoded by the coding sequence GTGGAATCGGAAACATCACCAGAGCATCTGCGCCAAGAACTTGCCAAGCTCCGTCTGGAACTAGAGATCTTACAGCGTGAAAAACTCGATCTTGAAATTATGGTCGAGAACATCACCGAACACGCCGATGCCATTGAGGTGGAGTTACGGGCGCGTAATCAGGACGTACAAGAGTTAAACGAGAGATTAGCCCTAGCCAACAAAGAACTCGAACAACTCGCCAGTGTCGATGGCTTAACGGGAATTGCCAATCGGCGGCGCTTTGACATGACCTTAGAGCGGGAGTGGCAACGGCTGATCCGAGATCAAAAGCCCTTTTCCCTCATTTTGGGGGATATTGATTACTTCAAACGCTACAACGACACCTACGGCCATCAAGCCGGAGATGAGTGTTTACAAAAGGTCTGCCAAGCCTGTCATAGCTGTGCCAAACGAGCCAGTGACTTAGCGGCCCGCTACGGTGGCGAAGAAATTGCCGTGATTCTCCCCGATACAGACTCCATTGGCGCGATGTACATTGCCCAAGAGATTCGCCAGCGGATTCGCCAACTGAACATTAAACATGACGCGTCACCTATTGGCAATCTCATTAGCATGAGTTTGGGAGTCGCCACGATTACCCCCCACACCCAACTGAAACCCAATGTGTTGATCAACCAAGCTGACATGGCCCTCTATCGTGCCAAGCAGAATGGACGCAACCGGATCGTGCTATTTCACAAAAGTCTCTGA
- a CDS encoding ribonuclease catalytic domain-containing protein: MEKGNLIEFRLQGERRLAVLDRPEGKKNWVVIDEQGQTRTLSPKQMSYCLDGQSYQPSDLSPFQAEVGIYLDPSSLEVAWELLSEDGESVAPEDLALLLFSDSSPAQCYAAHRLLSEDKIYFKQKGDRYEPRPATQVAELKHQLEAEAQRQQAWETFLERIQEALTGTTVDWDGGDRPHLEALERYATLGDEAPGRSAAHEVLSALNRPLSHQGAFALLVELGLWSPHENLFLRRTQIPTHFSSKVLDVAQRCLTNCPPDTEPNRLDLTHLKVYTIDDASTQEIDDGLSLEFLDGDRQRIWVHIADPTRWLTPGDELDLEARRRCTTVYLPTGMTPMLPPELATGPMSLNSGQTCCALSFSIILNPDGSVEEFSIHPSLVKPTYRLTYDDVDEMLELGVRAEPEIIAIADWAKTRHRWRQSQGSIFIDMPESAIKVNGNEVTIQVLDNSASRQLVAEMMILAGEVAARYAQEHNLAIPFRHQSQPELPPEEELMQLPAGPVRACAIRKCMPRSEMSVFPNRHASLGLDTYTQVTSPIRRYTDLLTHFQLKAHLRGDTQPFSSEQVQQLMMSVMVSAKEAVLVERQTCRYWAIEYLRRHGEETWQALMLRWIRPDDNLGSLLLEEIGIEFVWRFPRPMELGERFRVRVTYADPREDSIQFQEVVANPAQV; the protein is encoded by the coding sequence GTGGAGAAAGGAAATCTTATCGAATTTCGATTACAGGGTGAGCGGCGGCTAGCCGTTCTAGACCGTCCAGAAGGTAAGAAAAACTGGGTGGTCATTGATGAGCAAGGCCAAACTCGAACCCTATCGCCCAAACAGATGTCCTATTGCCTCGATGGGCAATCATACCAGCCCTCAGACTTGAGTCCGTTTCAGGCTGAAGTCGGCATCTACCTCGATCCGTCGAGCTTAGAGGTGGCCTGGGAACTGCTCTCGGAAGATGGAGAGTCTGTCGCCCCTGAGGACTTGGCTCTGTTGCTGTTTAGTGACTCCAGCCCTGCCCAATGTTATGCGGCTCATCGGCTCCTGTCCGAGGACAAAATTTATTTCAAACAGAAGGGCGATCGCTACGAACCTCGCCCCGCAACTCAAGTTGCAGAACTCAAGCATCAACTTGAAGCTGAGGCTCAGCGTCAGCAGGCCTGGGAAACTTTCTTAGAACGAATCCAAGAGGCTCTAACGGGAACTACGGTGGATTGGGATGGGGGCGATCGCCCTCACCTAGAGGCTCTAGAACGCTATGCCACCCTAGGCGACGAGGCTCCTGGACGGAGTGCCGCTCATGAGGTCCTCAGCGCCCTCAATCGCCCCTTGAGCCATCAGGGGGCCTTTGCATTGCTGGTGGAGCTAGGGCTATGGAGTCCCCATGAAAACCTATTTTTGCGGCGCACTCAGATTCCTACTCACTTCTCTAGTAAGGTTCTCGACGTGGCCCAACGCTGTTTAACCAACTGTCCACCGGATACGGAGCCGAACCGCCTGGACTTAACTCACCTGAAGGTCTACACCATTGACGATGCCAGCACCCAAGAAATTGATGATGGCCTGAGTCTGGAATTTCTCGACGGCGATCGCCAACGAATCTGGGTTCACATTGCCGATCCCACCCGTTGGCTCACCCCCGGCGATGAACTGGACTTAGAAGCCCGCCGCCGCTGCACCACCGTCTATCTACCCACGGGGATGACCCCCATGTTGCCCCCAGAACTGGCCACGGGTCCCATGAGCCTCAATTCTGGGCAAACCTGTTGCGCCCTCAGCTTTAGCATTATCCTCAACCCCGACGGGAGCGTTGAGGAGTTCAGCATCCATCCCAGCCTTGTCAAACCCACCTACCGGCTCACCTACGATGACGTCGATGAAATGCTGGAGTTGGGAGTGCGCGCTGAACCAGAAATTATCGCCATTGCCGATTGGGCCAAAACTCGTCATCGCTGGCGACAGTCTCAGGGATCGATTTTTATCGATATGCCAGAATCAGCCATCAAGGTCAACGGTAATGAAGTCACGATTCAGGTCTTAGATAACTCCGCCTCCCGTCAGTTGGTGGCCGAAATGATGATCCTCGCCGGAGAAGTGGCTGCCCGCTACGCACAAGAACATAATCTGGCCATTCCCTTCCGCCACCAATCTCAGCCAGAACTGCCCCCAGAAGAGGAGTTAATGCAACTCCCCGCTGGCCCCGTTCGCGCCTGTGCGATTCGCAAATGTATGCCCCGTAGCGAAATGAGCGTTTTCCCCAATCGCCATGCCAGTCTGGGCTTAGATACCTATACTCAGGTCACCTCCCCCATCCGCCGCTATACGGATTTACTCACCCACTTTCAACTGAAAGCCCATCTGCGAGGGGACACTCAACCCTTCTCCAGTGAGCAGGTGCAGCAGCTGATGATGAGTGTTATGGTGTCAGCTAAAGAGGCGGTTTTGGTGGAACGACAAACCTGTCGCTATTGGGCCATTGAATATCTGCGCCGTCATGGTGAGGAAACCTGGCAAGCTCTGATGTTACGCTGGATTCGCCCTGATGATAACCTCGGGTCTCTGCTCCTCGAAGAAATTGGCATTGAATTTGTCTGGCGTTTCCCCCGTCCGATGGAACTCGGAGAGCGGTTCCGGGTTCGTGTGACCTATGCTGACCCACGAGAGGATAGTATTCAATTCCAAGAGGTGGTAGCGAATCCGGCCCAGGTGTAA